The Pseudalkalibacillus hwajinpoensis nucleotide sequence CAGATGAAGGGAGCGAAGTGCATAAGCTGTTAACGCATAAATATTACATCGACGATATATACGAAGCTACTTTTGTAAAAGGAACCCGCGTGATCGGTTATTTCTGGTTGTATTTTGATCGCTTTATTATTGAAGGAGGCGCTCAAGGCATAACGGGAATTGTAAAGCACTTAGGAAAAGTAGGAGCAAGAATTCAATCCGGTCAGGTTCAAACATACGGCACCGTAGCATTCTCTGGTTTAGTGGTCGTGCTCCTATTAATAGCGGTATTTGGGGGGTATTTCTAATGGATGAGTCTTACTTGCTAACGATCTTGATTTTCTCCCCACTACTTGGTGTCATCGTGCTTGCTATGATGCCCCCGCAGCATCAATCAATCAAAACAGTTGGTATTCTTGGCACTGTGCTACCACTAACGTTAACGATTTTTGTATTTAGCTTATACGATCGAACAGTATCAGGCGTTCAATTTGCGGAAACACATCAATGGTTTGAGTTAATGACTGCGATTAGTCCCAACGAGCCTTACCCAGTGACTTATGATCTTGGGGTGACAGGGCTATCCCTTCTTTTTCTAATGCTATCTTCATTGATTACGTTTCTCGCCTCACTTGCAGCTCTTCGCATTCAAGAAGGTGTGAAAGGCTTTTATATCCTCTTTTTGATACTGGAACTTGGCATTCTCGGCGTTTTTTCAAGCGAAAACTTGTTTTTGTTTTTCTTATTCTTTGAAATAACTCTTGTTGCGATGTTTCTACTTGTAGGGAAATGGGGCGGATATGAGCGGGAAAAAGCAGCCTTCTCTTTCTTAGTTTACAACGGGATAGGCTCGATCCTATTGTTAATTGTCATTATCGTTCTCTTTGTTGAGACGAGAACGACGAATATTAGTGAGCTAACCTCCCTCTTACAAGAAACAGAGTCCTATGAAATCATATCTGGAAACACTAGAATGTGGCTGTTTGCCCTGCTGTTACTGGCATTTGGTACAAAGCTTCCAATCGTACCGCTACATACGTGGATGGTACGAGTACACGTGGAGGCTCCAATCGCCATTGTGATGATTCACGCCGGTGTATTACTTAAAATAGGCGCATATGGACTCATACGTTTCGGAGCAGGATTCTTTCCAGAGCAGCTAAAAGAAACGGCAGTTCTTCTAGCTATTCTTGGCGTCATTAATTTGCTGTATGGTGCTTTTATTGCCCTAGTTCAAACAGAACTTCGCGCTGTTCTAGCCTATTCCTCGATTTCGCATATGGGAATTGTCATTCTGGGCGTTGCTTCATTTAATACCGCGGGTCTTCAAGGGGCAGTGTTCCAAACAATTTCTCATGGTCTTATTGCAGCGCTGCTGTTCCTGCTTGTTGGTGTACTGATCGATCGTTTTCACACGACAAAACTTGGAGAATTAGGAGGTATTGCAAGTCAGACGCCCCTTTTTGCAGGTTTTTTCCTGGCAGCCGGGCTGGCATCACTTGGATTACCTGGAATGAGCGGTTTCATCAGTGAATTTCTAGCTTTTTTAGGCTTATTTGAAACGATGCCTGTAATCGGAAGCATAGGCGTGATTGGTCTCATTTTAACAGCGGTTTATATGCTTCGCGCCGTTCTTGCGGTTACCTTTGGTGAAAGACGCCCTGCGTTTGATAA carries:
- a CDS encoding complex I subunit 4 family protein, whose product is MDESYLLTILIFSPLLGVIVLAMMPPQHQSIKTVGILGTVLPLTLTIFVFSLYDRTVSGVQFAETHQWFELMTAISPNEPYPVTYDLGVTGLSLLFLMLSSLITFLASLAALRIQEGVKGFYILFLILELGILGVFSSENLFLFFLFFEITLVAMFLLVGKWGGYEREKAAFSFLVYNGIGSILLLIVIIVLFVETRTTNISELTSLLQETESYEIISGNTRMWLFALLLLAFGTKLPIVPLHTWMVRVHVEAPIAIVMIHAGVLLKIGAYGLIRFGAGFFPEQLKETAVLLAILGVINLLYGAFIALVQTELRAVLAYSSISHMGIVILGVASFNTAGLQGAVFQTISHGLIAALLFLLVGVLIDRFHTTKLGELGGIASQTPLFAGFFLAAGLASLGLPGMSGFISEFLAFLGLFETMPVIGSIGVIGLILTAVYMLRAVLAVTFGERRPAFDKERDLSAVELVPSAILLSMIIWIGVYPAVLSNTLQIARTLGIGG